The DNA region ACGGCCGCTACGGCGTGGAGCCCGCCGCGGAGGACGTGGCCCGCGTGGCCGAGGCCCTGCTGCCCCAGCCCTTCTGCCTCGTGGGGCACAGCTTCGGCGCCGCGGTGGCGCTCGCGTACGCGGCGCGCCACCCCGCGCGCCTCGCGGGCCTGGTGCTGGTGGACCCGGCGTCCGACCCACGCCACCTGTCCGCGCCGCAGCGGCAGGCGCTGCACGAGGGGCTCTCACCCGGGCGCTTCCGCGCCTTCACCGAGACCTGGTTCGAGGGGCTCCTCGTCCACGCGCGCGCCACCACGCGCGCGCGGGTGCTCGGCTCGCTGCGCGCCACCGCGCCCGCCGTCTTCGCGGCCTGCCTCGAGAGCAGCCTGCACTTCGACCCGTGCGCCGCGCTCGCGCGCTACGGCGGCCCGCGCCTCGCGCTCGTGAGCGAGGCGCTCGCGGGCCCGGACTCCCTGCACCTCCAGGCCGCATCGCGCCTTCCGCACGTGACGCTCGCGCAGGTGAGCCACTGGCCGATGCTGGATGCGCCCGGGCAGGTGGCCGCGCAGCTCGGGCGCTTCCTCCAGCCGCTCGGCTGAAGCGCCCGGAGGCGCGCTCACGGCGCCGGGTGGTAGCCCGCCTCGCCCCAGGGCCGCAGCCGCTCGAGCCACAGCGCCTCGAGCACCTTCAGCTCCTCGCGCAGGGCGGCCGGGTCCAGGCGCGTGCCGTCCTTCGGCTCGGGCAGCAGGTCCAGCGTCTCGAAGGCAAAGGCCTCCGGGCCCAGCTGCTCCCAGTCCGCCTGCAGCGCCGGGGCGACCCGGTGCAGGCGCTGCTGCAGCTCGAAGCGCAGCCGGTTGAGCATGCCGGGCACGTTGGGGCTCGCGCCCAGCAGCACCTTGCCGCTGCGCAGGTTGCGCACCGCCCAAACACCCGCGGGCGGCGCGGCCTCGCGGTACTGGCGCTTGAGCTCGGCACGGCTCGCCCTGGACTCAGCCATGGGCCACCTCCCCGTAGCCGAGCTGCCGCAGGCGCTGCTCGAGCCGGGCGCGCGCAGCGGGGTCCTTCGGCCGCGCCCAGTCGTGCCCGATGCGCTCCCAGTCCGGGTCCGAGGGGTCCAGCCCCAGCGCGCGCACGAAGCCCGGCTCGCACACGACGAACTGGCGCGGGCCGTAGGGGAAGAGCATCCCGGGCGCCGCCTGCAGCGAGGCGCGCGCCTCCTCGTACGACGAGAACCAGCGGTTGAGGAAGCCGTGCAGGTTGCCCCGGAACAGCGTGCGCGTGTCGAGCGCGGGGGCTTCCGCCTCGCGCGCCGCCTTGAGCTGGGCCCAGGAGGCGAAGCCCTGCTCGTGGGCGATGCACGCGAGCGCGTGCTTGCGCTGCACGTCCTCGCGGTGCTGCAGCAACTGCTCGAGTGGGACGGAGGCGAAGCCGGGCAGGGTGCGCAGGCGCAGCGCAGCCTCGCGGGCGCGCGCGGCGTCCGGGCCGTGCAGCGCCTTGAGCAGCAGCGAGGCGCGCACCCGGCACTCGGACAGCGGCAACGGGGTGGAAGTTCTCATGAGGCTCCCTCGACGTCGGCCCGCACCCGTTCGGGGACCGTGGAAGGAACTTCAGCGAGAACTGGAGCAGCGGGTGAGGCGAGGGTGACGTCGTCTTTTCGGGCAGGCGCCCCTCGGCACCTGTGACCGCGAGGAGTACCGGTGGCCGGCGGGGCAGGGCAAGGGCTTTCATCCGCCGCGCCCCGGCGCCCGCGTCACCCTGGAGAGCCTGAAAGGGCAGGGGGGGTGCTCGACGACGGGGCGCACGGGTGCGGGCCCTGCCGCAACGAGCTCCCCCGAGCTGCTCGCGGTGGCGCGCGCGCTGAAGGACCCGCCGGTCACCTTCCTCGCCGTGCACGACGAGTCCACGCGGGGCGCCCAGAACGCAGTGGAGGACTTCATCCTGAGGAAGCCGGATGCACAGGGTCGCTTCGTGCCGTCCCCTGCCCAGCACGGCGCCCGCGCCTGGAGGAAAGGCGGGAAGGGCAGGGGGCCTCCCGTGGCCGCCGAGCCCGTGGGGCGTCGGCCTGCGCGGCGCTCGGGGGTGACGAAGGGGAGGGTGTCCGGCGGGGTGGTGCGCGCACCTGTTCTGGGATGTCGGGGGTTTTGCTGAACAATTTTCAGCGCTTGAGACCCCTGCCGCCCCCGAGCACCCCTGGAATGAAGCTTCCATCCAAGCCTCCGCCCGTCGCCCGACCGAGGCTGGAATGAAGCTTCCGTCCAGCGCTCCGCCGGGCCCGGAGGCTCCCTGGACGGAACGCTTCGGGTAGGGGACGGCACGAAGCGCCCCTGGCCTGCCTCACTCACGGGGCCGCGTGAGCTCCGTGCAGCTCGCGAGCTCCGGCGCCTCCACCCAGCGCCCCTCCTGGAGTCGCGAGACACAGCGGGCCTCGGGCTGGGCGCTGCGCTCGGGGCAGGGCTCCTCGCGGCACTCGTAGCGTCCATCGCCATCCAGGTCCCACTCGCGGCGCAGCAGCGTGTCCTCGAAGTCCTCGTACTCGCGCGTGCGGAGCCCGCTCGTCGGCCAGCGAATCCGCAAGACCCGCACCCACGTCCACTGCCCGTCGTGGCGGCGCACCGGGCGCAGGTTCCAGAAGAACACCGCGACGAGCGTCACGAGCAGCGCGAGCGTGAACAGCCCCAGCAGGCGCCAGCCCCAGCGCGCCTCGCGAGCACTCCGCGCCTCCACGTCCTGCATCGCGACCTTCCTCCCTCGGTCGTCCCGCGCCAGATGCTCATCCCGGGGCTCATCCGCCGACAGCCCCCGCCGGTGGAGCGTCCGTCACCCCACAACGTCCGGATGCGCGGGCCTTGCGGGAAAGGGAGGGATGGGCAGCTTGCGCCGGAGCACCGGGGCGGGAGACGGGGATGAAGGCAAAGTGGCTGCGTGGAGCGGTGGTGGCATTGTGGCTCAGCGCCTGCGGGTCGCCCCCGCAGACGGCGGCACCGTGCGAAGGCGCGTGCGGCGCGGAGGCAACGCCCGCCCCAGGGACCTCCCTCCCTGGCGAAGAGGGGACCGCCCCACACGCGGACCCGCCGGACGCCGGGCAGGGGGAGCACCTCCCCGACGCGGGCGTGCCGCCGGTGGCCGACGCGGAGTGCGCCCCCACCGTGAAGCTCGCCGAGGCGATCCCCGAGCCCGAGGGCGGCTGGGAAGCCGTGAGCCGGCCTTCCGCGGCCTACCAGCCCCCGGCCGACGACGCGCCCTTCGGCCTCACGGAACCCGCGGCGTGCGTTCCCTCTGACGGTCGTCCTTCTCTCGCGAGCTGGTGTGAGCGGGCGCTCTATTACAACGACGGCGTCCTCATCGAGCGCACCACCCGCTCGGCCACCGGCACCCACTGGACGCAGACGCACGGCTGCAGCCCTTCGGAGCCCTGCACCCATCCCCCGAACGAGTTGCAGTACGACCCGCAGGAGCGGCCCCTCGAGCGCTCCTACTGGGACTGGGGCCGCGACAGCGTCATCCACGAGCTGTGGCAGTGGAGCCCGGACGGACTGCTGGAGACCTTCCTCGAGGAGAGCTCGCACCTCGGTGCGGTCGGCCACACCCGCTGGCAACTGCACCGCGCGTGCGACGGGAGGCCTGCCCACTACGAGGTCTCCTACCCCGATTCGCCCTCCCGCCCGGTCGAGCGCCGTGAGCTGACCTACGACGCACGCGGCCACCGCACCCTCGAGCTCACCCCCCTGCGCAGCGTCGCGCGCGCCTGGGATGCCTCGGGACACCTGCGGGCCGAGGAGGAGGCCATCCTCACCTCCAACACCACCACCTCGACCCGGCGCTACTTCGACGCGGCGGGGGCGGAGCTGGCGAGCCTCTACACCTTCAGCGGGAACATGGGCGAAGCCACGACCTGGACCTGGGACGAGCGCGACGCGCAGGGCCGCGTGGCGGTGCGCCGCCAGCTCCACACGTACAGCGGGAACACGTCCTACCTCACCCGCTTCGCCTACGACCCGGAGGGCCGACAGGCGCTCGCGTGGACCACCGCGCGCAACGCCTCTGGAGGGCTCCGCCAGGCACAGCGCTGGACCTACGCCTGCGGCGCCCCGGACCCCGTGCGCCTCGAGACGAGCAGCAGCGTGGACGGCTCCGTAGGCGAGGTGACCACGTGGACCTGGGACCCGCTCACGCGCACGATCGCGGAGCGCCAGGCCAACAGCTACTACTGGACCCAGTACCGCTTCGACTGCACCCCCTGAGCGGCGCTACGCCGCGTCCGCAAGCCGCGCATTGGCGCCCACCTGCTCCCAGCGCCGCAGGGCGTTCGCCGCGAGCTGCGCCACGTCCACGCCGAGCCCGCGTGCGAGCGCGTGCTCGCGCGAGAGGTCCGTGCCGAAGTTCGCCGGATCGTCCGTCGCGACGGCGCAGCGCACCCCGTGCTGCAGCAGCACCGCGAGCGGGTGGAGTCCGCCGTGGCGCGCCGAGAGCTCGGCGAGCGTGGGCCCGATGAGCAGCGCGTTGCTCGTGGGGCACACCTCCAGCGTGGTGCCCAGCTCCGCGAGCCTGCGCATCAGCGGCTCGCTCTCCACCGCGCGCACGCCGTGGCCCAGGCCGTCCGGGCGCAGCGCGAGCGCCTGCTCGATGGACTCCGCGCCCTCGAGCTCGCCCGCGTGCAGGGTGAGGTCCAGCAGCTGCGGGCGCAGGCGCTCGAGGATGCGCACCAGCCCCTCGGGCAGCGGCTCCGCGAAGCCGCGCGCGGGCTTGCCCTGCACGTCCATGCCCACCAGCGCGCCCGTGTACTCCTGCACCATGTCCGCCATGGCGGCGTAGCGCGGCTCGCTCTCGAAGGTTCGGCTGAAGCCCAGGCGCAGGCGCACGCGGCGGCCCGTCTCGCGCTCGGCGGCGTCGCGCCCCGCGAGCACCGCCTCCAGCACGCCGCGCGCGTGCACGTCCGCGAAGGGGACGGGGGCCAGGGTCTCCACCCTCGTCCCCACGTTCGCCAGGTAGTCGCGCGTCATGGAGTAGAGGCCGAAGCGCAGCTCGCAGCGGTCCATCTCCGCCGCCACCTCCACGCAGGCGAGCCGGGTGAGCTCGCGCACCACGTCCAGGGACGCGTAGGCGCGGCGCGCGAAGAGGACGCAGCGGTAGAAGTCGTCGAAGGTGCCCGGGCCCTGCATCACCAGCCCCTCGGCGATGGCGGGCGGCAGCAGGGGCGCGCCGGAGGCATCGCGCAGCGCGGGGATGGGGAAGTGGCGGGCCACCTCGGCCAGGGCCGCCGGCGAGTGGCTCCCCTCCAGGTGCCGGTGCAGGTCGATGCGCAGCATGGCGCCTCTTCATGCAAATGCTGCAATTCGTCAAGTTCCCGCGCCCGGTGCGCCCCACACCGTGGAAGGGGTTGCGGCCGCGGCGGCGCTCTGTGAGAGGACGGGGAGCGCACCTGAACCCCCTCGCACGGGAGCCTGCCCATGAACCTCGAGCTCGCGAACAAGGTCGTCCTCGTCACCGGTGGCTCGGACGGGCTGGGCGCGGCCGCCTGCGTGCGGCTCGCGGAGGAGGGGGCGCGGGTGGCCTTCTGCGGCCGCGATGCCGAGCGCCTCGAGCGCACGCGCGCCGCCGTGAAGGCCGCCGGCGGCGAGGGGCTCGCGGTGAGGGCGGACATCACGCGCGCGGAGGACTGCGAGCGCTTCCTCGCGGAGAGCGTGCGCGCCTTCGGCCGGGTGGACGCACTCGTGAACAACGCGGGCACGGCGGCCGCGCGCCCCTTCGAGTCCGTGGACGACGCGGCCTGGGCCGCGGACCTGGACCTCAAGCTGATGGCGGCCGTGCGCCTCATCCGCGGCGCGCTGCCGCACCTGCGCGCGGCCGGCGGGGGCAGCATCCTCAACGTGCTCGCCATGGCGGCCAAGGCCCCCGGCGCCCGCTCGGCTCCCAGCAGCGTGTCGCGCGCGGCCGGCATGGCGCTCACCAAGGCGCTCTCCAAGGAACTGGGGCCGGAGGGCATCCGCGTGAACGCGGTGCTGATCGGCCTGGTGGAGAGCGGGCAGTGGGAGCGCAAGGCGAAGGC from Aggregicoccus sp. 17bor-14 includes:
- a CDS encoding alpha/beta fold hydrolase; protein product: MRHSSRTLPGPEGALALSEAGEGGVPALLVHGGGADRGHWEPLQQLLPTRSLALDLRGMGESAPPADGRYGVEPAAEDVARVAEALLPQPFCLVGHSFGAAVALAYAARHPARLAGLVLVDPASDPRHLSAPQRQALHEGLSPGRFRAFTETWFEGLLVHARATTRARVLGSLRATAPAVFAACLESSLHFDPCAALARYGGPRLALVSEALAGPDSLHLQAASRLPHVTLAQVSHWPMLDAPGQVAAQLGRFLQPLG
- a CDS encoding GIY-YIG nuclease family protein, encoding MAESRASRAELKRQYREAAPPAGVWAVRNLRSGKVLLGASPNVPGMLNRLRFELQQRLHRVAPALQADWEQLGPEAFAFETLDLLPEPKDGTRLDPAALREELKVLEALWLERLRPWGEAGYHPAP
- a CDS encoding SDR family NAD(P)-dependent oxidoreductase — its product is MNLELANKVVLVTGGSDGLGAAACVRLAEEGARVAFCGRDAERLERTRAAVKAAGGEGLAVRADITRAEDCERFLAESVRAFGRVDALVNNAGTAAARPFESVDDAAWAADLDLKLMAAVRLIRGALPHLRAAGGGSILNVLAMAAKAPGARSAPSSVSRAAGMALTKALSKELGPEGIRVNAVLIGLVESGQWERKAKAAGQSVEALYGQLARDSGIPLGRVGRTAEFADLVAFLLSPRAAYLSGTAINLDGGLSSAV